GCTGCCAATACCGAGAAAAAGCCCATTGGGATTTTTACCAAAAAGCTAAAGAGGATCAGAAACGAAGCCCCCATCATAACATCTGGCAAAACCATAAGGACAGAATTGAGTCCCAAGATTTTCTTTTTCATCTTTTTGCTTTTCATATAATAAATCGATATAGCCCCCAAGGTCCCGATAATAGTTGCCAATATGGATGACAAAAGGGCAAGGATTATTGTATTTATAGCTATGGAAATAAGCCTAGGATCATCAAAAATAGCCCTATAATTCTCTAGAGAAAAACCCTCAAAGGAGTTCATGGTTGATCCGCTATTAAAAGAATAGATAATCAAATAGGCTAGGGGCAAATACATGATTACAAAAACAAAAATTAGATAGATATTTGCCAGGCTAAATTTTTTATCTTTCATTTCCAGCCCCCTTTTTATTTAGGTATGAGATAACAGCAAACATTATGACTATGAGGACAAGACCAATGGTAGATCCCATCCCCCAGTTTTGAGTCACCAGATAATGTTGCTCGACTGCTGTACCTAGGGTTATTATCTTGTTGCCCCCTATGATCCTTGTTATCAAAAACAAAGATAAGGAGGGAATAAACACTGCTTGGACTCCAGCCAAAACTCCATCCATAGATAGGGGTAGGATTATTTTTCTGAAGGTCTGAAGCCTTGTTGCTCCCAAGTCTTGACTAGCTATGATATATTCATTTGGTATAGAGTCAATAGACCTAAATATCGGCAAAATCATAAAGGGTAGCTCTACATAGGCTGCTACAAAGATAAAGGCTGGTGTAGTAAAGAGTATTCCCTTTTCTGCCAATCCCAAAAATCCTGCTATGGCTCCATTTTTATTAAAAAGTCCTATAAAGGCATAGGCTTTTAAAACTAAATTTATCCAAGTAGGCAAGATTACTAGCAAAAGTATAAGGCCCTTGTGTTTGAGCTTTGTCAAAAAGTAGGCAAAAGGATAGGCCCACAAAAGTGTAAAGGCAGTTATGACAAAGGCTGTCAAAAAAGAGTTGAGAGTCATCACTATATAATTTTTGCTAGAAAAATAGGCTATATAATTATCAAAGGTAAAATTGCCATAAATATCAAAAAATGACTTATAAAATAGCAATAAAATAGGTGCGATTATAAAAATCAGGATCCAAATATAGTATATAAAGGTCAATTTTTGGTATTTTTTAGCCATCGCTTTCTCCTGTCGCATATTTTTCTATTCTCTTATCAAAGTCATCTTCGCTTTCGTTGTAGCGCATAACGTGGATATTTTCCGGTTCTATATCTATGCCTATATCATCTCCCTCTTCAAAATGACGGGTTGTATGGATTTTCCATCTGAAATCTGCCTTGTCATAGCAAATAAGTTCATTAAAGACCCCACGGAATAAAATATTATCCACGTTGACAACTATATCCGCACCATCAACAGGCACTACATTTATATCCTCAGGCCTGATGACGACTTCTACCTTTTCATTTTTATTTATACCTGCATCTGAACAGTCAAAAACTTTGCCAGAAAATTCTACCTTGTAGTCATCAACCATCCTTGCTTCTAGGATATTTGAATCTCCGATAAATTCTGCAACATACCTATTTATTGGCTCGTCATAGATATCCTTTGGTGGACCTTGTTGGACAATTTTGCCCTTATCCATGACAAAAATCCAATCGCTCATAGCTAGGGCTTCTTCTTGGTCGTGGGTTACGAAAACGAAGGTTATGCCAAGCTCCCATTGGAGGTCACGAAGGAGGACTTGCATGGATTTTCTAAGCTTCATATCTAGGGCTGATAGGGGCTCATCTAAAAGCAAAACATCAGGTTTATTGACTATAGCACGGGCTATGGCCACCCTTTGCTTTTGCCCACCAGACATCTGAGAAACCTCACGTTTTTCAAAGCCAGATAGGTTTACCATCTCCAAGGCCTTTTTCACTTCTTCTTTTATTATTTTTTTGTCAGTTTTTTTGATCTCTAGGCCAAAGGCTACATTATCATAGACATTCATATGGGGAAAAAGCGAATAATTTTGGAAAACTGTATTTACAGTTCTCTTGTTGGCTGGTACATCCCCTACGTTTTGGCCATTTATATATACATTTCCCTTGTTTGGCTCCAAAAATCCTGCTATCAAATTCAAAATAGTAGTCTTGCCACAACCTGAAGGACCCAAAAGCGTATAAAATTTGCCTTTTTCTAGCTCTAGGTCGACAGATTTTAGGATCTCTTCGTCATCATAAAACTTGGAGACCCCATCCAAGACTACTGAGTACTTATCATAATTTTCTATCATCTTCTCACCCCTATTCTTTCTTATAATAAAAAGTATACCACATATATTGCAAAAAACCTTGATCCCATATTTATTTAGATTAAAAATAACCTGGAGGTCTCTCCAGGTTCAGAGCGTCGACAAACCCGCTAATAAATTGGGATTGTTGGCGCTTTTTCTATATTTATTTTAAAATATATTAATTTTTCAAATAATAACGTAAATTCTTTAGTAAACAGAGGAAAATTACCTCCATCTCCGTCTAATCTATCCAGTAATTTTGCTAATTTTTTTATATTTAGGCACGCAAAAGTTAGTGCCGCTTTCATACTCATTTTTTCCTTACCTATCATATTGGTATATCTAAAACTATGGTATTCTTTAGCACTTCCGAATTGTCTTTCTATTGTTTCTTTTCTTTGCTTATATTCTGCTTTTCCTGCTTTGGTTAGTCTGTACCATTCACAATAGTCTATGTATCCTTGCCATATATGCCTTATTATTACTTTTACCTTGCTTTTACTTTTTGTACATTTGCTTAAAGATGGGCAGTCTTCACATAAGCTTTTCTTGCTTTTATATATTCTGTAGCCTTCTCGTTTTGTTGTTGAGTACAGGAGTATTTTGTTTTCTGGGCATATGTAGCAGTCGTTCGTTTCGTCATATTTATATTCTTTTGGATAGAAAGATTCTTTATCGTTTCTTCTTCCTTTTGGTTTTGTATATGGTAAGACTGGCATTATTCCTTTTTCTATTAGTTCTTTTGCTATTGCTGGTATTTTGTATCCTGCATCCATTACTATCTTTTCTGACTTGTATTTTTCTAATTTTTCTTTGAAGAATGATGGGAAGGTTGTTGAGTCGTGTAGGTTTCCTGGATAGGCTTTGTATCCTAAGATCCATCCATTTTTATCACATGATGTTTGGATTGAGTATGCGTATACTTCTTTGTGGTTTCCTTTATGGAATAGTCCACTTTCTGGATCTGTTGTTGATTGACTTATTTCTTTTTCTTCTAATATTTCACCATCTGGGTAATCAAAGTCATCTTTTCCATTTTTGTTTCTGTCTTCATTTACTTCTTTTTCTAGTTTTCTTTGATAGGATTTTACTTTTTTCTTTATTTTTACTTTTTGACTTTTATGTCTGTTGGCGTGGGCTTTTACATGGGTTGAGTCTACAAATTGTATTTTTGTGTCTACGAATCCATAGCTCATTGCTTGGTCTAGGATGTTTTCGAATATTTGATTGAATATGTCTGTGTTTTTAAATCTTCTTTCATAGTTTTTCCCGAAGGTTGAGAAGTGTGGAACTTTATCGTAGAAGTCTAGACCTAAAAACCATCGATAGGCTATGTTTACTTCTACTTCTCTTATTGTTTGCCTCATGCTGTTTATGTTGAAGAAGTATTGTAGGATTACAAGCTTTATTAATACTACTGGGTCTATACTTGGTCTTCCTGTTGTTTGTGAGTATTTATCTTCTACTAGATCGTATATGAAGTTGAAGTCTATGTATTTGTCTATTTTTCTTAATATGTGATCTTTTGGGACCAATTGTTCTACTGATACCATTTGAACTTGTTCGGTGTTATTTTTTTCATTTTTGTATAGCATAACTTCCTCCATCTTTAGTATACTTATACCCAAAAATGGCTTGATTTAAGCGTTTATCGCATAGAAAAAGTAGATGAAGTTTTGTTTTTCATCTACTTTGTCTACAGTCTGAACCTGGAGGTCTCTCCAGGTTATTTTTATTCTAAATATTTTATATCTAAGTATTTGTCTGATAGTCTTGCCTTTATTATAACATTTGCTATAGAAGCATAGATTAAAACCGGAAATACAATTGCTCCATAAATTGCAAATGGATCATCACCTAGAACCATAAATGCAACTGCAAGAATACCAACAAAAATAAAGATTGGCAAGATAACAAATTTCAACACTATGACCAAGGTTTTTTTGATAAGTCTTTTACCAATTAGCAAGATATTTTTTATCGATGTGAAAACCGGTTCGTCCACATTGTAGCTATCAGCTAAATAAAGA
This window of the Anaerococcus mediterraneensis genome carries:
- a CDS encoding ABC transporter permease; the encoded protein is MKDKKFSLANIYLIFVFVIMYLPLAYLIIYSFNSGSTMNSFEGFSLENYRAIFDDPRLISIAINTIILALLSSILATIIGTLGAISIYYMKSKKMKKKILGLNSVLMVLPDVMMGASFLILFSFLVKIPMGFFSVLAAHVAFSIPIVVLMVLPRLYALNSDMMKAAEDLGASDMTILNKIILPNISSGVFAGFFMALTYSLDDFAVSFFVTGSGFSTLSIEIYSRVRRGISLEINALSSIIFLISLLMVIGYYIIESKERKGRKYE
- a CDS encoding ABC transporter ATP-binding protein, translating into MIENYDKYSVVLDGVSKFYDDEEILKSVDLELEKGKFYTLLGPSGCGKTTILNLIAGFLEPNKGNVYINGQNVGDVPANKRTVNTVFQNYSLFPHMNVYDNVAFGLEIKKTDKKIIKEEVKKALEMVNLSGFEKREVSQMSGGQKQRVAIARAIVNKPDVLLLDEPLSALDMKLRKSMQVLLRDLQWELGITFVFVTHDQEEALAMSDWIFVMDKGKIVQQGPPKDIYDEPINRYVAEFIGDSNILEARMVDDYKVEFSGKVFDCSDAGINKNEKVEVVIRPEDINVVPVDGADIVVNVDNILFRGVFNELICYDKADFRWKIHTTRHFEEGDDIGIDIEPENIHVMRYNESEDDFDKRIEKYATGESDG
- a CDS encoding ABC transporter permease — its product is MAKKYQKLTFIYYIWILIFIIAPILLLFYKSFFDIYGNFTFDNYIAYFSSKNYIVMTLNSFLTAFVITAFTLLWAYPFAYFLTKLKHKGLILLLVILPTWINLVLKAYAFIGLFNKNGAIAGFLGLAEKGILFTTPAFIFVAAYVELPFMILPIFRSIDSIPNEYIIASQDLGATRLQTFRKIILPLSMDGVLAGVQAVFIPSLSLFLITRIIGGNKIITLGTAVEQHYLVTQNWGMGSTIGLVLIVIMFAVISYLNKKGAGNER
- a CDS encoding IS1182 family transposase gives rise to the protein MLYKNEKNNTEQVQMVSVEQLVPKDHILRKIDKYIDFNFIYDLVEDKYSQTTGRPSIDPVVLIKLVILQYFFNINSMRQTIREVEVNIAYRWFLGLDFYDKVPHFSTFGKNYERRFKNTDIFNQIFENILDQAMSYGFVDTKIQFVDSTHVKAHANRHKSQKVKIKKKVKSYQRKLEKEVNEDRNKNGKDDFDYPDGEILEEKEISQSTTDPESGLFHKGNHKEVYAYSIQTSCDKNGWILGYKAYPGNLHDSTTFPSFFKEKLEKYKSEKIVMDAGYKIPAIAKELIEKGIMPVLPYTKPKGRRNDKESFYPKEYKYDETNDCYICPENKILLYSTTKREGYRIYKSKKSLCEDCPSLSKCTKSKSKVKVIIRHIWQGYIDYCEWYRLTKAGKAEYKQRKETIERQFGSAKEYHSFRYTNMIGKEKMSMKAALTFACLNIKKLAKLLDRLDGDGGNFPLFTKEFTLLFEKLIYFKINIEKAPTIPIY